The DNA sequence TAAAATTACAGGCAGATATCTTGAGCATGATTCACAAGTTAATTATGCTTAATTGGCATAACCACCATCTTATTCACAAAACGTGTTTGACTATACAGATAACCACATGGCACTCTTCAAGTTTACAGGCGTCCTGAACTTTTGCTCTTCTTCTCCATCAGAATCTTGAATAGAAGCAAACAGGCAATCACACAGGTGGCATTGTCTCTGAGATGAGCAACAAAGTTCCAAGGTGTCATTCCTTTCTTAAATTTCTAGCAAGAAAGGCTCTTTTGGATTAACAAAAATGAGTGTGGGGGGTGGTGGTGCATTTATTTGGATCCCACCAGATCCTCTCTGCTATTGTCTCACTCTCTTCTCCTCCATGATTGGTATTCCCATGTGATTGTGCTCCTCCTCTAAACACTCAGGCAcacaaagaaagagagagagagagatatagacAGAGATGTATGGGTCTTGTTTGGGCTAATCCTCCTCGATGGTCCTTAAGGACCTTAACCTGTAGGGTGGTACTGGTACTACTGCCTCCTCCCCAACAATGTTTTAGGTGTGGCTACTATTACAAAGATGATGCAGATGCAAAGCTATTACCATGACCTAGCTTTTTTCACGATTTTGGTTTGACAGATACATTTTGGTCCTCATCTGTACCAATATCCCCAATATCGACACATAACATGGCATTCGAAAAGTATTAAGTTGTTGTCATTTCTACATATATTTATGAGCTGCCCTTCCCTATACCTAAGCTGTACTACACCATTTATTGTTTTCAATGCCCATTTTTTGGTGGTGTTGTGATTTTACTTCATGCCACTCCCTTTTGAGTTAAGTAAACGTGTTTTTGCTATGTTCTAAACAATTGGTTTGAGAGTTCAATCAACcagttttggtttctttttttcGGGATCGATTGGCTTGTACCCTTGTAATATGATGACTTTAACGAGTGATCATAAAACAACCACGTAATAGTTAAACAATGTGTCAGCTATGTTAATTATTGATCGCCTATTACACCACATCAATATTGTCACATTGTTTCACCGTCACAGTGAAAGATTTATGTTCAGTAGGAGGAGACATTCATCACTCATCATGCTCTATTAAAAATGGTTTTGCTAAATATCTGTCATATTTCCAAAACAACTAATAGAGACTTCTAAGCCATCCCAGTAATCAAATGGTAGGTAAAGATTGGGCAAAACAGTGAGATATGGATGATGTATAGAGCATAAAGAAAGAGTAGCCATTGCCAATCATAATGCAGAAGAGAATTACAGAAGGGCATAGGAGGCCTTTGGTCTATGACAGACCGACAGTGTTGCATTAATCAAGGGCAGACATTACATGAGCCAGCTCAATCGCTTTGGCATGACTGCAAATTTGGGAGACATTGGTGGGGGGATTTACACTATTATAAACTTAGCTAGCTAGCTGGTTTTGATTCATTATATTAgggaaaattaaaaaatacagaTGACTCTGCCACAACCCTAGCTACATCTTAAACCATTTTCTAGGGATCTATAAAACCCATATTTTTAATCTGGCTGAAGAAGGCAGGGGACAAAAAACCCATTTCAATTCCTGAGACAGATCAATTTTTCTAGTTCCTGACAGATATATATGTAATCTGATTGCTGTTCTTAGGGTTCAAACGGCTAGCTACTTGCACAAAAACAAAATGGGGTTCAAAATAACCTCAACTTTACTCCAAGTTTTTCTGCATTGCTGTCTTGTATATATTTACGAAACCATGGAGCTAGCTAGCTTGACCTTTTGAGATGGATCCATTGGAGAGCTGGGTTTGTCGTCTAGCTCGATGAGGGAGACATTGCCTAGATGTTAATGTTAGAAGCATGCTTTGTAAATTTAAAATTAAGGGCCAAGATTAGGACATGGATTACTATTTATGAGGGGAAGTGTGTTGCAGATTAAACTATTGGGAGGAGAATCATGGGTACGTGAAAACATTATATTCTTAGTTTTATGTGATTGGAGTATCGTAAAGGCAATTCTGGCTCTTCCTCAtgccctctctccctctctcttccattcaGATTTTCAGATAGAAAGCAAAGAACACTTCCCCCAAGATTAAGGAATGCGCAATACATAATAATGGTTATGGTCCTTGTCTAGCACTTTATTCTAGATAATTAATCATGCTTCGTGATAAGGAAGAATAATCAGGTTATAATCACCATTAATTCCCCAATACATAATATACGCCCTTCATCGAAAgcgagagtgtgagagagatTGATATATGGATTTTCTATCTTACCACTTGTTGTGTACAATTATGTGTTATCTTATTCTTATTACATTTAAATTTAACGCGCATAATGAAAATAATAActcattttttttatagaagCTGATAAATAAGAAGAAGTTTTTTCATTCCCTAAAATAAGAAGGAATCGAAAGTTATGAGTCATATAGATAAGGAAATTAGGGAtgagtgatgagatcacatgcTTCTTGGCATGCTCTTGATTCCTTTAAGGCTTTAACAACAGCTAAAATACACCAAAATACAAATTGAAATAGAAGAGAGGAGATTTGATTTGTACCAAAGCTCCAAACCCACATGCTACTTTGGGGACCatcaaaaaccccaaaaacTATAGCTACCTTCCAAGAGCATGAGGAGATCCCAAAAAGcaatacaaaaagaaagaaaggttgTTACAATTACATCTCTCAACAAAAACAaatctttcaaattaaactaacaaactcaaaactcaaaaagcCCTAAAACCCATAAAAGGAGAATGTATCAAAAAAGTGTATTTGCATGCTGGATTCACATTCACCTTTGCTTTTATTCTTAATTAAAACAACATTTCATGCCTTGGGTAAAGCATGAGTCACTCCTTGCTTTAGTTTAGTGTTTGCATCTACTAACAATACCATAATCTAATCAAGAATACATTCATTCTTATAAATAATAGGGTAGTGAAGGATTTGAGCACCCCATGTTGATAATTTATAAAGGGCACCTCAAAATAGCTAAAACTTGTTGCAATGTGAGAGAACAACGATTTAATTTTCATGGACTTCAAGATCATTATTGTTGTTGCCCTAATTGGTATTAGAAACCTATATACATTCCGTTTTGAATTCCTTAACTTGTAGGCTGTAGCCATGTATATAAGCAAGCATATATTATACATATAGACAGCTGCTCTAGAGTGAGCTCGAGTGAGCCATAAAATAAGCAAATGTTTGATGTACGCATACTTTTGCATTGGAAACATACATTGctacattttcttttttgggttgcAACAACTTGGTTTCTAATCAACTAAACCCTCTCTTCTACAAATGGGAATTGATCGAGCTGAACAAATGATATAGTAAATTAGTCGACTCATAGTTCAGATATTTATTACTTCAGTTTTGATGTGTTCCCTCAAAGTAAACTTTGCTGCTAATTCTATGACTGATTTGGTCATTTAAAACGTATTAAAATTGAATCGGTTCTATTTTGATCGATTTGGTCCGGAGTTTATTGGAAAACTAGAAATCATTGATGCAACCAATTAAAGATTCATTGATCGAAACTGATGGTACAAAACTTTGTAGCAACAGAACAGAATATACATTACATACAAACGAGAGAAAGAtagatgaagaagctagctaCCTACCTGTTAGCAATTTACTAATTCCTAGATTGAGAAAAGAAAGCTTACATGCCAAGGTTAATACCTTTCCTTTGGTAAAAAACCATGGTCCTGTTCATGAGGGGGTCAGTAACGCTAGGTTAAAGGGAATTCAACATATTCTCTTAAGATATATGCCACTTTAGCTCCTATAGTTATATGAAAACccagcataaaaaaaaaaaaaaaacacgaagaAAGTAAAAAACCAAATTGAGTAAATCGACCGAATGGGTATTTCAGTCAATTAACTTTGGGATCCTATACCCGCACTCAGACACAAAGGATTGGTATGCATAGGAGCAGAGATAGATCAAGACCCTTGATCCTGTCCGTGATCTTGGGGGAGACGCTGAAAAATGACGGGTGCACCATATTGAGGGTAAAGCATCATCAGGACCGTTGGTGCATGTTGATAAGTGGGGGACATCTTAAACGAGAACCGACGGAGCATGATGGCGAGGGCCAATTTCGCCTGCAACAGCGCTAGATTTTGCCCGATGCACGTGCGGAGCCCAAGCCCAAAAGGAATGAACGCCACCGGATGCTTGGCGGCCCGAGCCACGCCCTCCGCGAACCGGGCCGGGTTGAACTCATTCACGTCATTTCCCCATAAGCTCTGGTCATGATGAACGGCCAGGATTGGGATCAAAAGCTCGGTCCCACGGGGGATCTTATATCCCCCGAGCTCCACATCCGTTCTCGACCGTCGGATCGTCGCGACCGTAGGCGGGTACAACCTtagagattcattcaggatcATATTGAGCTGCAGACAACGATcacttaaaataaaaattatgaaacGCCTAAAATACCCTTACGTGCCTTGGACACGTAGGATGAGAAAGCAAAAGGTGGCAGTTTGGTTTTTTGTTATGAGAGGAAACAAACATGGGGGGGGTAAGAGACAAGACATGATTTTTGTCCTAGTGTTGCTTACCGTCTTGAGCTTTACGACATCGTCTTTGGTGGGTATGTCACGTGATCCGCACACCCTGAGCACCTCGGCACGTGCCTGCAGCTGCCACTGAGGGTGCATTGCCAAGAGAACCGTCGTCCACGTCAGCAAATTGGATGTGGTTTGGCTGCCAGCAAAGAAGaagctcttgcactcttcaaCAATGTCGTTCACAGTGATGGCGTCAAGATTGGATGGTGGTGAAGAAGAATCCGAGGCCTGAATCATAAGCCCCAATAAATCCTTGGAACATTTTCCATTCACATTGTTGATCGAATTTTCTCTCCGTCGATCGATCAACTTCATGAGCTTTTTCCGAATTTCCTTATCCAATTTCCAAGAGTTTATGTTTCGTCTCGTGGGTACAAAtctaaaaaacaaattaaatttgTTAATTAACGTTTGATAACATAACATGATAGAcagtaccttttttttttttttttaatgtatatatatgtatatgttacCTAAAGCCGGGAATGAAGACTTTTTGAAAGGCCTCGGCAACGAAGAGCACTTGCTGAGCTTGTAGCCTGAAAATGGCTTTGCCGTCTTCGTAGCTGCTTCCAAATGCAGTTCGGGTAATAATGTCTTCGGTTAGGGTTTGGAACGATTCGGAAACTTCAATCTCAACCTCACCAGAGTCGGACGACATTGCTGACCATTTGTCCATCATATCCACCATACTCGTTGCCATGACAGGTATGAGTAACTGAAATCTCATTAATCATCAAAATTAATGAAATTGGAATTATTACTTGTCACAATTAATTAGGAGAGCTTCaggactagctagctagctagcttgagAGTTACCTTGAGATTCTCCATATGAAATGTAGGGGTAATGATCTTTCTGTGGTGAGCCCATTTCTCACCTTTAAGGCTCAAGAGGCCGTCGCCTTCGAGTTGCTTCACAAGTGGGTGAGCCTCATTTTTCTCGTAGAATTCCGACTTGGAAGTAAATACTTCGCGGATAAGATCGGGGTCGGAGACGGTGAGCCGAACTGTTGGTCCGAACCACACAAGAAATGATGCACCTATTCGAAAGAATTTTAAACAAGTTTTATGATACAATTAGTTATAAGTATGGAATGGATAGTGTAGACCCTACaatgggggagagagagagagagagagagagagaacaaaaacaaaagaaagtagagGGATCGAGGAAGAAGACAACCCAAGAATTAGCTATATAGCAATACCAAACAGATACATACATACAAAGGCCTTGATTTGGGGACTCCAAGCCCCCAAATGAAAACAAACGAAAGAGGACGACaatcaaaaactgaaaaagtAAATGAAAAGCTTTGCTTTCCCCACAGAAAAAAAAGTTGATGCAGAGCTCAAAATTAATTTGTCTGAAATTGAGTTTACCACCATTTTCTTGAAGGAGAACGGATTACACAATGAGATAGAGAAGTAGGGGGGAAAACAGATAGCTAGCTGTGGAAAAGAACAAAATCTGAACTTTAACATCAAGCATCCAAAAAGCTCAGAAAAAGCAGCCTGAAAAAAGGCTGAAGAAGAAGTACCCAAAACTAAAAATGAGCCTTTTCTAAAAAGCCTCAAATTCTGATCACCATCACAAACCAAGCTAAAGGAACAATCATGCATAGCAGCTAGCtacaagctagctagctagcacaCCCATCACTACCACTTTAATCATTTAACTTCAAGActcttatctctttctttttttgaaacacAGAAACCAAAGAGAGAAGATAGAAGACTTATCATACGCTCCAATTCACCAACAGATACATGAATGCAATATCAAGCcaagaaattgaaaacccagTTGTGAAAACTTGgtgaaattttttcttcttcttctttgttcagGTTATAAAACAACGAAAACCaggtgatgagagagagaggtggttaATTACCATAGATTTTTTTCCAGTGATGGTAAAAAGGGAGGACTCTGGGGAGAATATTGTGACAGGAAGAAGGCATGGTTTGAGAAGAGGCCTTGATCATCATCCCCACAAGCTCTTTGACATTTCCAATGAAGAACTGATAAGGAGGTCCTCTGATCCCTTGCCTTGAGAAATGCTCCTCAATTCTTCTGGGCCTCCACCAAAGCAACACCACAATCCTCAGACCAAAAACTCCAAGAATGAAACACAGGGACACAAACTTGAGCCAGGACCATAGCTCCATGTTGATCACTAGCCTCTCTTTCTTCCTAGCTCCTAAGTCTTGCGTCTGTTACTTGAAGTGTGTCTTGGTTTTAAATACTaggaagagagagacagagagaaaaagagaggaggTGGTGGGTTTTAATTTttaggagggagagagagagagagggaggagaagCTAAGTAAGCAAGGCCAACGGCGTAGGGGCCGCCATTGGAATTCTAAGGGTCAACGAGTGAGAGGGGAGAGGGGGATTTGTTAATAACATTGTTTCTCAATTCTTTGAGGACAATGTTACCCTTGTCTTTTCCTATTAGTATTATTATATCCCACCACTAGATTttcaaaattatttattttctatttttattgaaattatcacagccttttcttttttgaaaaacctaattttttttgtttattcgTATGGAATGTTCCGAGCTTTCTGAGAATTTCGATTATCATTTTATATTGCATAAGCTAATTCAAAATCTAATAGCTGCACAAATTAAAATATAAGTTTTACCTATAACTATGATGACTCTTGCTACCCCAAGTTAAATGGAGTTTTTCTTGATCAACtccttttatatttcttttaagACCGATTAGAGGGACATTTGTTTCAAGCTAATTACAACTAGCCTAATAATGGAAAGTTCCATGGTAGTTGGCAATTCACTATACATAGTAAAATAGTAAACAGTATTCAACACATTACTTTACACTGATAAATAACCTTCTATTTTGAGAATGAAACCAACTATGTGCATAGT is a window from the Rosa chinensis cultivar Old Blush chromosome 2, RchiOBHm-V2, whole genome shotgun sequence genome containing:
- the LOC112188532 gene encoding cytochrome P450 734A1 codes for the protein MELWSWLKFVSLCFILGVFGLRIVVLLWWRPRRIEEHFSRQGIRGPPYQFFIGNVKELVGMMIKASSQTMPSSCHNILPRVLPFYHHWKKIYGASFLVWFGPTVRLTVSDPDLIREVFTSKSEFYEKNEAHPLVKQLEGDGLLSLKGEKWAHHRKIITPTFHMENLKLLIPVMATSMVDMMDKWSAMSSDSGEVEIEVSESFQTLTEDIITRTAFGSSYEDGKAIFRLQAQQVLFVAEAFQKVFIPGFRFVPTRRNINSWKLDKEIRKKLMKLIDRRRENSINNVNGKCSKDLLGLMIQASDSSSPPSNLDAITVNDIVEECKSFFFAGSQTTSNLLTWTTVLLAMHPQWQLQARAEVLRVCGSRDIPTKDDVVKLKTLNMILNESLRLYPPTVATIRRSRTDVELGGYKIPRGTELLIPILAVHHDQSLWGNDVNEFNPARFAEGVARAAKHPVAFIPFGLGLRTCIGQNLALLQAKLALAIMLRRFSFKMSPTYQHAPTVLMMLYPQYGAPVIFQRLPQDHGQDQGS